The DNA segment TTGTTCTCTACCTCTTTGCCCTAATGACTATGGATATTAAGAGCTTTAAAAGAGAGGTTTTTAAGCCCTTTTATCTGTCCGTTGGAGGATTTATTTCTTTAATAATTCTCTTCGTCGTACTCTTATCTTCCACGAAATTTCCATCAATTGAAATTAAGGAAAAGATATCGGGAGCTCATGAATTGGCACATCCCCTCTTTTTCAAATTCCTCCTGCCATTCGAGGTTGTTTCTGTTCTACTTTTAGTTGCAACTGTTGGAGCTGTAGCAATAGGAAGGAGGGAGTAATGGGTGCAACTCACCTTTTTATTTTAAGTGGCCTTCTCTTTGCAGTCGGAATCTTTGGGATGGTCATTCGGAGGAACGTAATCTCTCTCTTTTTCTCCCTGGAGCTCCTTTTAAACAGTGCAAACGTTCTCTTGGTCGGATTTTCTAAAGCTCATGGAAACCT comes from the Balnearium lithotrophicum genome and includes:
- a CDS encoding NADH-quinone oxidoreductase subunit J family protein; protein product: MRELFFYLFGILSVFFALISVTNRNIVRGGVSLLASFVSLGAVYFTLGAEFIGIVQVIVYGGAIVVLYLFALMTMDIKSFKREVFKPFYLSVGGFISLIILFVVLLSSTKFPSIEIKEKISGAHELAHPLFFKFLLPFEVVSVLLLVATVGAVAIGRRE
- the nuoK gene encoding NADH-quinone oxidoreductase subunit NuoK, which produces MGATHLFILSGLLFAVGIFGMVIRRNVISLFFSLELLLNSANVLLVGFSKAHGNLFGEVFVFFVLAVAAAEAAVGLAIVVAIYRYRRSINTEDFSILRW